A single genomic interval of Heliangelus exortis chromosome 11, bHelExo1.hap1, whole genome shotgun sequence harbors:
- the LOC139801051 gene encoding uncharacterized protein isoform X1 produces MAPQGNKDKQQRPGVGAGLKNMGNTCFLNAVLQCLTYTPSLANYLLSREHSQSCVQPGTCVMCRVQEHVRKVLHATGSAIVPVDVITALPEIGGRFRLGAQEDAHEFLRCTLDAMQRVCLCDGSLDTSCQQTVIHQIFGSFLRSRVWCSSCQVVSDAYEPFLDVLLDIKAAASLSEALDKFVKPELLDARSGFRCRHCGQMTAASKRLTIHWAPKVLTVGLKRFENVSGGKISKVVKYPKVLDLGPYTTAGEAQRYSLYAVLVHKGESCHSGHYFCYIKASDGLWYKMDDSSVTPCDVDTALQQEAYLLFYVRTEQRSPSQLHLAWVEDEAEEISLPVPDTMAQQLETDSWYSAGEKEEGQEMVEDAPEDLGEDQDLEWLRDVIVNLSPSVLMSLQDVSQAEKILRCVHRNVEHVRTEPSRFVLRSVLGLLSECCPEETVQTLLMISPSCDNAALAMWEMLLSLPSTSVTVLDRLLSVIQGWRAKCAVPSARQVLSRLSQRPRCQGILELLFPRLLMSLIYKVSLGTVILGQEPPQADEASPLGVAVEGVKALLDAAGFQGHVQNIQKEGGWDMMLDVDTLERGVSLLAREMRKSPAKQRYLLFQHVKEILDQRREWQLNFAMTFYTELLGCQGLGKDLSDVRLLRSYLSHGNQTVRLLALGGLVALSGDPQMAREMRDSSVLDRILMCLKDPSTNIRMGALQLFQTMMRLLKRKEASPVALLLVEKLPALFGDESGQVQELSLSLFGEMMKAVASRDRGEMKKTIRRVMVSLFLHMYTESRSMAEASGKGLLICAKFLGWRNLKRAVKKKKTWLIGETLVRTTPRCQGLGWTRDAPCAQGVGVPGGEGVGWAEGLLWHTGNALCQPHDMPLGTLQLKQDRSRVGDYVRFSLPYLRDSRASVRAEAMRFMGEPQPPGTLFWQPGPSPRRCPGRQEQPCGCPRQGPGLPLPPLPCPGLGGLGGRLAQCQQRPRGLARGHPCRALGRRACGRAGRAGGGAAAVLGRGRSDGSSVHRDCCAAPGEEST; encoded by the exons ATGGCTCCACAAGGAAACAAGGACAAGCAGCAGAGACCAGGAGTTGGAGCAGGACTCAAGAATATGGGCAATACCTGCTTCCTCAATGCTGTCCTCCAGTGCCTCACCTACACCCCATCTCTGGCAAACTACCTGCTCTCTCGGGAGCACAGCCAGTCCT GTGTTCAACCAGGCACCTGTGTGATGTGCAGAGTGCAGGAGCACGTGCGCAAGGTCCTGCATGCCACAGGATCTGCCATCGTGCCTGTGGACGTCATCACTGCTCTTCCAG AAATCGGAGGACGTTTCCGGCTCGGCGCGCAGGAGGACGCCCACGAGTTCTTGCGCTGTACTCTGGACGCCATGCAGAGAGTTTGTCTGTGTGACGGCAGCTTGGACACGTCGTGTCAGCAGACCGTCATCCATCAGATATTTGGGAGCTTTCTGAGATCCAGAG TCTGGTGCTCGAGCTGCCAAGTGGTTTCTGATGCCTACGAGCCCTTCCTGGATGTCCTCCTGGATATAAAA GCAGCCGCATCTCTTTCTGAAGCTCTTGATAAATTTGTGAAACCTGAGCTGCTGGATGCCAGAAGCGGCTTTAGATGTCGCCA ctgtggccagATGACTGCTGCCTCCAAGAGGCTGACGATTCACTGGGCGCCCAAGGTTCTCACAGTGGGACTCAAGAGGTTTGAGAATGTCTCCGGTGGGAAGATCAGCAAG GTTGTGAAGTATCCCAAGGTCTTGGATCTTGGGCCATACACGACAGCGGGAGAAGCGCAGCGCTACTCCTTGTACGCTGTGCTGGTGCACAAAGGAGAGAGCTGTCACTCGGGACACTATTTCTGCTACATCAAG GCCAGCGATGGGCTGTGGTACAAGATGGATGACTCATCTGTGACTCCTTGTGACGttgacacagctctgcagcaagaaGCCTATTTACTGTTTTATGTCAG gactgagcagaggtCCCCGAGCCAGCTCCACCTGgcctgggtggaggatgaggCGGAAGAGATCAGTCTCCCCGTCCCAGACACGatggcccagcagctggagacag ATTCCTGGTATtcagctggggagaaggaagagggccaGGAGATGGTTGAGGATGCTCCAGAAGACttaggagag gacCAGGATCTGGAGTGGCTGAGAGATGTGATAGTCAACCTGTCACCCTCTGTCCTCATgagcctgcaggatgtctcgcag gcagaaaaaatctTGAGGTGCGTCCACAGAAACGTGGAGCACGTGCGCACGGAACCATCGCGGTTCGTCCTGAGATCCgtgcttgggctgctgagcGAGTGCTGCCCCGAGGAAACCGTTCAGACCCTGCTGATgatcagtccctcctgtgacaa tgctgcgctggccatgtgggagatgctgctgtccctgcccagcacttctgtgacaGTTCTTGACCGGCTGCTCAGcgtgatccagggctggagagcaaagtgTGCTGTCCCATCG GCAAGGCAGGTCCTGTCCAGACTCAGTCAGCGGCCCCGCTGTCAGGGGATCCTGGaactgctcttccccaggctcctcatgagCTTGATCTACAAGGTTTCCCTGGGAACAGTGATCCTGGGACAGGAGCCGCCTCAGGCCGATGAAGCCAGCCCTTTGGG GGTGGCAGTGGAGGGCGTTAAAGCTCTGCTGGACGCTGCTGGCTTTCAAGGGCACGTCCAGAACATCCAGAAGGAGGgcggctgggacatgatgctggACGTGGACACCCTCGAGAGAGGAGTCAgcttgctggccag agagatgaggaagagccccGCTAAGCAGCGATACCTCCTGTTCCAGCACGTCAAAGAGATTCTTGaccagaggagggaatggcagctcaactttgccatgactttctatactgag ctgctgggctgccagggccttGGAAAGGATCTAAGTGACGTGCGCCTCCTCCGCTCCTACCTGAGCCACGGCAATCAGACAGTCCGTCTGCTGGCACTCGGGGGCTTGGTGGCGCTCTCAGGAGATCCGCAGATG gcaagagaaatgcgggacagctctgtgctggaccgCATCCTGATgtgcctgaaggatccatcCACAAACATCAGGATGGGGGCCTTGCAGCTCTTCCAAACCATGATGCGTctcctgaagaggaaagaggccagccccgttgctctgctgctggtggagaagctcccagccctctttggtgat GAGTCCGGCCAGGTGCaagagctctccctcagcctctttggggAGATGATGAAGGCTGTGgcaagcagggacaggggagagaTGAAGAAGACAATACGTAGGGTCATggtctctctcttcctgcacatgTATACTGAGAGCAGGAGTATGGCCGAG gcctctggcaaaggcctcctcatctgtgccaagttcctgggctggaggaatcTCAAGAGGGCAGTCAAGAAGAAGAAGACCTGGCtgattggagagactttggtgaggacaacccccaggtgccagggcctgggctggacaagggatgctccatgtgcccagggtgtgggtgtgcctgggggggaaggggtgggatgggcagagggactgctctggcacacagggaatgctctgtgccagccccatgacatGCCCTtgggcactctccagctgaagcaggacaggagcagggtgggagacTACGTGCGTTTCAGCCTGCCCTACCTGCGGGACTCTCGGGCCAGCGTGAGAGCGGAGGCCATGAGGTTCatgggtgagccacagcccccggggaccctcttctggcagcccggccccagcccccggcgctgccctggcaggcaggagcagccctgtggctgtcccaggcagggccctggcctcccgctgccccctctgccctgccctggtcttggtggccttggtggccgcctggctcagtgtcagcagcgccctcggggacttgcccggggccatccctgcagagcgctgggcaggagggcctgcggccgagctggccgggccgggggcggtgctgccgcagtgctggggagggggaggtctgacgggagctctgtgcacagggactgctgcgcagctcctggggaggaaTCCACCTAA
- the LOC139801051 gene encoding uncharacterized protein isoform X3 — protein sequence MAPQGNKDKQQRPGVGAGLKNMGNTCFLNAVLQCLTYTPSLANYLLSREHSQSCVQPGTCVMCRVQEHVRKVLHATGSAIVPVDVITALPEIGGRFRLGAQEDAHEFLRCTLDAMQRVCLCDGSLDTSCQQTVIHQIFGSFLRSRVWCSSCQVVSDAYEPFLDVLLDIKAAASLSEALDKFVKPELLDARSGFRCRHCGQMTAASKRLTIHWAPKVLTVGLKRFENVSGGKISKVVKYPKVLDLGPYTTAGEAQRYSLYAVLVHKGESCHSGHYFCYIKASDGLWYKMDDSSVTPCDVDTALQQEAYLLFYVRTEQRSPSQLHLAWVEDEAEEISLPVPDTMAQQLETDSWYSAGEKEEGQEMVEDAPEDLGEDQDLEWLRDVIVNLSPSVLMSLQDVSQAEKILRCVHRNVEHVRTEPSRFVLRSVLGLLSECCPEETVQTLLMISPSCDNAALAMWEMLLSLPSTSVTVLDRLLSVIQGWRAKCAVPSARQVLSRLSQRPRCQGILELLFPRLLMSLIYKVSLGTVILGQEPPQADEASPLGVAVEGVKALLDAAGFQGHVQNIQKEGGWDMMLDVDTLERGVSLLAREMRKSPAKQRYLLFQHVKEILDQRREWQLNFAMTFYTELLGCQGLGKDLSDVRLLRSYLSHGNQTVRLLALGGLVALSGDPQMAREMRDSSVLDRILMCLKDPSTNIRMGALQLFQTMMRLLKRKEASPVALLLVEKLPALFGDESGQVQELSLSLFGEMMKAVASRDRGEMKKTIRRVMVSLFLHMYTESRSMAEASGKGLLICAKFLGWRNLKRAVKKKKTWLIGETLLKQDRSRVGDYVRFSLPYLRDSRASVRAEAMRFMGEPQPPGTLFWQPGPSPRRCPGRQEQPCGCPRQGPGLPLPPLPCPGLGGLGGRLAQCQQRPRGLARGHPCRALGRRACGRAGRAGGGAAAVLGRGRSDGSSVHRDCCAAPGEEST from the exons ATGGCTCCACAAGGAAACAAGGACAAGCAGCAGAGACCAGGAGTTGGAGCAGGACTCAAGAATATGGGCAATACCTGCTTCCTCAATGCTGTCCTCCAGTGCCTCACCTACACCCCATCTCTGGCAAACTACCTGCTCTCTCGGGAGCACAGCCAGTCCT GTGTTCAACCAGGCACCTGTGTGATGTGCAGAGTGCAGGAGCACGTGCGCAAGGTCCTGCATGCCACAGGATCTGCCATCGTGCCTGTGGACGTCATCACTGCTCTTCCAG AAATCGGAGGACGTTTCCGGCTCGGCGCGCAGGAGGACGCCCACGAGTTCTTGCGCTGTACTCTGGACGCCATGCAGAGAGTTTGTCTGTGTGACGGCAGCTTGGACACGTCGTGTCAGCAGACCGTCATCCATCAGATATTTGGGAGCTTTCTGAGATCCAGAG TCTGGTGCTCGAGCTGCCAAGTGGTTTCTGATGCCTACGAGCCCTTCCTGGATGTCCTCCTGGATATAAAA GCAGCCGCATCTCTTTCTGAAGCTCTTGATAAATTTGTGAAACCTGAGCTGCTGGATGCCAGAAGCGGCTTTAGATGTCGCCA ctgtggccagATGACTGCTGCCTCCAAGAGGCTGACGATTCACTGGGCGCCCAAGGTTCTCACAGTGGGACTCAAGAGGTTTGAGAATGTCTCCGGTGGGAAGATCAGCAAG GTTGTGAAGTATCCCAAGGTCTTGGATCTTGGGCCATACACGACAGCGGGAGAAGCGCAGCGCTACTCCTTGTACGCTGTGCTGGTGCACAAAGGAGAGAGCTGTCACTCGGGACACTATTTCTGCTACATCAAG GCCAGCGATGGGCTGTGGTACAAGATGGATGACTCATCTGTGACTCCTTGTGACGttgacacagctctgcagcaagaaGCCTATTTACTGTTTTATGTCAG gactgagcagaggtCCCCGAGCCAGCTCCACCTGgcctgggtggaggatgaggCGGAAGAGATCAGTCTCCCCGTCCCAGACACGatggcccagcagctggagacag ATTCCTGGTATtcagctggggagaaggaagagggccaGGAGATGGTTGAGGATGCTCCAGAAGACttaggagag gacCAGGATCTGGAGTGGCTGAGAGATGTGATAGTCAACCTGTCACCCTCTGTCCTCATgagcctgcaggatgtctcgcag gcagaaaaaatctTGAGGTGCGTCCACAGAAACGTGGAGCACGTGCGCACGGAACCATCGCGGTTCGTCCTGAGATCCgtgcttgggctgctgagcGAGTGCTGCCCCGAGGAAACCGTTCAGACCCTGCTGATgatcagtccctcctgtgacaa tgctgcgctggccatgtgggagatgctgctgtccctgcccagcacttctgtgacaGTTCTTGACCGGCTGCTCAGcgtgatccagggctggagagcaaagtgTGCTGTCCCATCG GCAAGGCAGGTCCTGTCCAGACTCAGTCAGCGGCCCCGCTGTCAGGGGATCCTGGaactgctcttccccaggctcctcatgagCTTGATCTACAAGGTTTCCCTGGGAACAGTGATCCTGGGACAGGAGCCGCCTCAGGCCGATGAAGCCAGCCCTTTGGG GGTGGCAGTGGAGGGCGTTAAAGCTCTGCTGGACGCTGCTGGCTTTCAAGGGCACGTCCAGAACATCCAGAAGGAGGgcggctgggacatgatgctggACGTGGACACCCTCGAGAGAGGAGTCAgcttgctggccag agagatgaggaagagccccGCTAAGCAGCGATACCTCCTGTTCCAGCACGTCAAAGAGATTCTTGaccagaggagggaatggcagctcaactttgccatgactttctatactgag ctgctgggctgccagggccttGGAAAGGATCTAAGTGACGTGCGCCTCCTCCGCTCCTACCTGAGCCACGGCAATCAGACAGTCCGTCTGCTGGCACTCGGGGGCTTGGTGGCGCTCTCAGGAGATCCGCAGATG gcaagagaaatgcgggacagctctgtgctggaccgCATCCTGATgtgcctgaaggatccatcCACAAACATCAGGATGGGGGCCTTGCAGCTCTTCCAAACCATGATGCGTctcctgaagaggaaagaggccagccccgttgctctgctgctggtggagaagctcccagccctctttggtgat GAGTCCGGCCAGGTGCaagagctctccctcagcctctttggggAGATGATGAAGGCTGTGgcaagcagggacaggggagagaTGAAGAAGACAATACGTAGGGTCATggtctctctcttcctgcacatgTATACTGAGAGCAGGAGTATGGCCGAG gcctctggcaaaggcctcctcatctgtgccaagttcctgggctggaggaatcTCAAGAGGGCAGTCAAGAAGAAGAAGACCTGGCtgattggagagactttg ctgaagcaggacaggagcagggtgggagacTACGTGCGTTTCAGCCTGCCCTACCTGCGGGACTCTCGGGCCAGCGTGAGAGCGGAGGCCATGAGGTTCatgggtgagccacagcccccggggaccctcttctggcagcccggccccagcccccggcgctgccctggcaggcaggagcagccctgtggctgtcccaggcagggccctggcctcccgctgccccctctgccctgccctggtcttggtggccttggtggccgcctggctcagtgtcagcagcgccctcggggacttgcccggggccatccctgcagagcgctgggcaggagggcctgcggccgagctggccgggccgggggcggtgctgccgcagtgctggggagggggaggtctgacgggagctctgtgcacagggactgctgcgcagctcctggggaggaaTCCACCTAA
- the LOC139801051 gene encoding uncharacterized protein isoform X2 produces MAPQGNKDKQQRPGVGAGLKNMGNTCFLNAVLQCLTYTPSLANYLLSREHSQSCVQPGTCVMCRVQEHVRKVLHATGSAIVPVDVITALPEIGGRFRLGAQEDAHEFLRCTLDAMQRVCLCDGSLDTSCQQTVIHQIFGSFLRSRVWCSSCQVVSDAYEPFLDVLLDIKAAASLSEALDKFVKPELLDARSGFRCRHCGQMTAASKRLTIHWAPKVLTVGLKRFENVSGGKISKVVKYPKVLDLGPYTTAGEAQRYSLYAVLVHKGESCHSGHYFCYIKASDGLWYKMDDSSVTPCDVDTALQQEAYLLFYVRTEQRSPSQLHLAWVEDEAEEISLPVPDTMAQQLETDSWYSAGEKEEGQEMVEDAPEDLGEDQDLEWLRDVIVNLSPSVLMSLQDVSQAEKILRCVHRNVEHVRTEPSRFVLRSVLGLLSECCPEETVQTLLMISPSCDNAALAMWEMLLSLPSTSVTVLDRLLSVIQGWRAKCAVPSARQVLSRLSQRPRCQGILELLFPRLLMSLIYKVSLGTVILGQEPPQADEASPLGVAVEGVKALLDAAGFQGHVQNIQKEGGWDMMLDVDTLERGVSLLAREMRKSPAKQRYLLFQHVKEILDQRREWQLNFAMTFYTELLGCQGLGKDLSDVRLLRSYLSHGNQTVRLLALGGLVALSGDPQMAREMRDSSVLDRILMCLKDPSTNIRMGALQLFQTMMRLLKRKEASPVALLLVEKLPALFGDESGQVQELSLSLFGEMMKAVASRDRGEMKKTIRRVMVSLFLHMYTESRSMAEASGKGLLICAKFLGWRNLKRAVKKKKTWLIGETLVRTTPRCQGLGWTRDAPCAQGVGVPGGEGVGWAEGLLWHTGNALCQPHDMPLGTLQLKQDRSRVGDYVRFSLPYLRDSRASVRAEAMRFMGTAAQLLGRNPPKETLEVLWNVVKPFDKDPDASVRSQAGETLHILQTVTELQRQRWSLRRLCFWR; encoded by the exons ATGGCTCCACAAGGAAACAAGGACAAGCAGCAGAGACCAGGAGTTGGAGCAGGACTCAAGAATATGGGCAATACCTGCTTCCTCAATGCTGTCCTCCAGTGCCTCACCTACACCCCATCTCTGGCAAACTACCTGCTCTCTCGGGAGCACAGCCAGTCCT GTGTTCAACCAGGCACCTGTGTGATGTGCAGAGTGCAGGAGCACGTGCGCAAGGTCCTGCATGCCACAGGATCTGCCATCGTGCCTGTGGACGTCATCACTGCTCTTCCAG AAATCGGAGGACGTTTCCGGCTCGGCGCGCAGGAGGACGCCCACGAGTTCTTGCGCTGTACTCTGGACGCCATGCAGAGAGTTTGTCTGTGTGACGGCAGCTTGGACACGTCGTGTCAGCAGACCGTCATCCATCAGATATTTGGGAGCTTTCTGAGATCCAGAG TCTGGTGCTCGAGCTGCCAAGTGGTTTCTGATGCCTACGAGCCCTTCCTGGATGTCCTCCTGGATATAAAA GCAGCCGCATCTCTTTCTGAAGCTCTTGATAAATTTGTGAAACCTGAGCTGCTGGATGCCAGAAGCGGCTTTAGATGTCGCCA ctgtggccagATGACTGCTGCCTCCAAGAGGCTGACGATTCACTGGGCGCCCAAGGTTCTCACAGTGGGACTCAAGAGGTTTGAGAATGTCTCCGGTGGGAAGATCAGCAAG GTTGTGAAGTATCCCAAGGTCTTGGATCTTGGGCCATACACGACAGCGGGAGAAGCGCAGCGCTACTCCTTGTACGCTGTGCTGGTGCACAAAGGAGAGAGCTGTCACTCGGGACACTATTTCTGCTACATCAAG GCCAGCGATGGGCTGTGGTACAAGATGGATGACTCATCTGTGACTCCTTGTGACGttgacacagctctgcagcaagaaGCCTATTTACTGTTTTATGTCAG gactgagcagaggtCCCCGAGCCAGCTCCACCTGgcctgggtggaggatgaggCGGAAGAGATCAGTCTCCCCGTCCCAGACACGatggcccagcagctggagacag ATTCCTGGTATtcagctggggagaaggaagagggccaGGAGATGGTTGAGGATGCTCCAGAAGACttaggagag gacCAGGATCTGGAGTGGCTGAGAGATGTGATAGTCAACCTGTCACCCTCTGTCCTCATgagcctgcaggatgtctcgcag gcagaaaaaatctTGAGGTGCGTCCACAGAAACGTGGAGCACGTGCGCACGGAACCATCGCGGTTCGTCCTGAGATCCgtgcttgggctgctgagcGAGTGCTGCCCCGAGGAAACCGTTCAGACCCTGCTGATgatcagtccctcctgtgacaa tgctgcgctggccatgtgggagatgctgctgtccctgcccagcacttctgtgacaGTTCTTGACCGGCTGCTCAGcgtgatccagggctggagagcaaagtgTGCTGTCCCATCG GCAAGGCAGGTCCTGTCCAGACTCAGTCAGCGGCCCCGCTGTCAGGGGATCCTGGaactgctcttccccaggctcctcatgagCTTGATCTACAAGGTTTCCCTGGGAACAGTGATCCTGGGACAGGAGCCGCCTCAGGCCGATGAAGCCAGCCCTTTGGG GGTGGCAGTGGAGGGCGTTAAAGCTCTGCTGGACGCTGCTGGCTTTCAAGGGCACGTCCAGAACATCCAGAAGGAGGgcggctgggacatgatgctggACGTGGACACCCTCGAGAGAGGAGTCAgcttgctggccag agagatgaggaagagccccGCTAAGCAGCGATACCTCCTGTTCCAGCACGTCAAAGAGATTCTTGaccagaggagggaatggcagctcaactttgccatgactttctatactgag ctgctgggctgccagggccttGGAAAGGATCTAAGTGACGTGCGCCTCCTCCGCTCCTACCTGAGCCACGGCAATCAGACAGTCCGTCTGCTGGCACTCGGGGGCTTGGTGGCGCTCTCAGGAGATCCGCAGATG gcaagagaaatgcgggacagctctgtgctggaccgCATCCTGATgtgcctgaaggatccatcCACAAACATCAGGATGGGGGCCTTGCAGCTCTTCCAAACCATGATGCGTctcctgaagaggaaagaggccagccccgttgctctgctgctggtggagaagctcccagccctctttggtgat GAGTCCGGCCAGGTGCaagagctctccctcagcctctttggggAGATGATGAAGGCTGTGgcaagcagggacaggggagagaTGAAGAAGACAATACGTAGGGTCATggtctctctcttcctgcacatgTATACTGAGAGCAGGAGTATGGCCGAG gcctctggcaaaggcctcctcatctgtgccaagttcctgggctggaggaatcTCAAGAGGGCAGTCAAGAAGAAGAAGACCTGGCtgattggagagactttggtgaggacaacccccaggtgccagggcctgggctggacaagggatgctccatgtgcccagggtgtgggtgtgcctgggggggaaggggtgggatgggcagagggactgctctggcacacagggaatgctctgtgccagccccatgacatGCCCTtgggcactctccagctgaagcaggacaggagcagggtgggagacTACGTGCGTTTCAGCCTGCCCTACCTGCGGGACTCTCGGGCCAGCGTGAGAGCGGAGGCCATGAGGTTCatgg ggactgctgcgcagctcctggggaggaaTCCACCTAAAGAGACGCTGGAGGTTCTGTGGAATG TTGTCAAGCCCTTTGATAAGGACCCTGATGCCTCAGTCAGGTCCCAAGCAGGTGAGACCTTGCACATCCTGCAGACGGTGACggagctgcagagacagagatggTCCTTACGAAGACTCTGCTTCTGGCGCTGA